caatgatcaTATAATAGGATTACGTGAAGAGTTTACAGTAACTGAggtatatttaatatcaaagagTTTCTGCGGTGTGTCAAGTTATTGTCGAGTTTGCTTTACTCAGTTGTTTGAAACCTCTAGGGATTATGCCAGTCTCAACTGTGACTGACAATGTTTGACATTAACCATATTAatccattaaatatatatgtatatatatattctcaagaattacttattaaactaaattatcTGTATTTAATCTTTTGCATTTAAAATTGCGGCTCAGTAGACAAAAACTCAATAAAttgagtataataaaaaattaagactcaatttaaattcataaaatatatataaaataaaattactgataaaattaatgtcaAAGTTCATTGATCAtcttaaaagtatataaataaattttaaaaatatcttgcaGTAAAAAAGTCGTAGTgtcgtaataaataatattattatcgagatttaaaatcatttataaattaaaaaaaaaaaaaaaaaaacaattttcgaaACTACGAACCATTAAATATGAGGAAAACAACTTTAATATTACAATCTAACTTGAAACAATTTAATCGTGCATGACATGTttaataccttttttttttattattattattatgtttctattattattgttattgttttatctcaataaaatcatataagcTTGCCAAAATATCACTCGCCGGAAGTAATATAAATCTCTCTTTGGAATCTcaaaactcgaaaaaaaaaatctaaaatgaGCGCagccaatttttttcattattctctagtgacttttattttatatacacacatatagaatatatatatatatatatatatatatatatatatatataatgtatatctatatcaaCGAGGCCATCTTCGCCATTGAACTCAActcgtatattttattttaccttgACCGTAACACCGTGACTTGAAAAGCTCCGCGACTATCGTATAGTAAGCTTTATATTGCAATACAgttcaataacttttaatacatatttatctaactatttatattgtaatatttactaaatatctaagaataaaaaatattttgtcttttgagcttttaaagataaattttttttttaaattttatgccGCGTTTCAAATGAAAATCTTTTAGATCTCTattaaaaggttttttttttatttacaaaaataaattttaacaaaagtatatatatatataagctcCGAGTTGAAAGCTTTCAAAAGCTCGAcataatttctcaaaaacttttaaacatgaaaatttctaacaatagatttttatctaaatgatttattataaattttctttctaaGCTTCtggttatataaatttattaaaaattttttatagttcaaGTAGAGATATTATGGTTCAGATAAGGGAAAGTGGGGCATAATGagaccttaaaaaaaaagggctTATTTGTAACATAAATTTAAGCCCATTTCGCCCCTAGGGACCCGTTCTGCCCGTTCGTTCTACATGGCTGACTTAATAGAGATATTTTGAAtagtcaatttaaaatatcgtagtcttttttatagatgacattgaattttatatgagtaatagaaatatttttgtgttaataaaagtaaatttattaaaaataaaatgaaagtttATTACTAAGAAATTATAAAGGCTTAATGTATTATGTACTAAGTACtctaatgattttaaattactgagtGCTAAATACGGAAACTcgagaaaatatatttttaaaacaaatccATGCTAAagactaaaattatttgacaaacaatatattataaaactaaataatttttgatgaattatatttaattaaacataagATATTGTTTcgtgtattaattatttgctggataaatattaaatcaacaatgaaaaataatagtcatgctaaaatatttttcacttttaacagatttatctattatttaaaatttaataaaacaaactaCTTAAATTTCAAACTATCCTTTTTTCTGGCACACTAGTTAGCCGCAGTTATTTCCAGCGATTATGTGCGAAACACTTGGGcggtgaatttaaaataaaacaaaatcaagttacgatttttattcatttttaaatttaaaattattataattaaaactattaaaacgATTTTCCTTATtagtgaattaataaaatggaaaaaaaaatttgtattgtaCTTTTGCGACCGCCACTATAGTTATCAAGTGGCTAAACTTCTGAAgatataaaaactataatcCAAATCTAACGAGATCTGATTAGATCAACCAGagtctaattttaaaaaatttcaaatttacattGACCTTCTAGATCTCTTTAgatccaaaaaaattaacaataatacccAACCCCATTAATTTTCTCTACCCCTCTTAGTTACCGCGACGtctcatttttttctcctcAAGGGCAATAATTTTTCCCAAACCCCCAATGATTTATTACCtcggccatttttttttactaaaaaaaaaaaaattaacaaccTATCGATTGATAAATTCACGCATCTGAAATCTACAAGGTTGTTTCCTCGAGTTAACGTAAATCCGACCACGTGAGTTGACTCTTTCCCCACTTATATAAAATCTACCTGAGAGCGTCGCGACGACTTTGTACTCCCAGTACGAGGACGCGTCTCGTCCAGGTAACTTTATACTACTCCCTTATCAATAACCAtcccttatttatttttttatacatttatttacttcctTACACCTTAATATCCTCAAACGTATATCCGTATCTCAAACTGtcacatttaatattaattataattgactATGCGCTAAAACTTTCCACGTGTAGTTGAGTGAGTTTATAAACTTTAAGacatctattttattatttattgactcAAGTAATTGTTATCAGCCTTGACATTGTCAACAATAgtaacaagtaaaaaaatatttattaaaaaaaaaaaagtaataaattgtcatgacaaataataataaaaaatctaaatgataaaatcagtaaaatgtcattttatttaGTGAAGTGAATTAGAGCCAAttgttaaaatgataaatgaaataacaaattttaattaggaACCTTgagtcaaaattataaattattactattgttagTGTGTTTGTAAACATAAATAGAAACTacgttgtaaataaaaataaacaatagtcaaaatgaatttgatgTTTCGTAAGAACTTCAGTGGGGAAAAAGCTTCGGTTGGTGAAACACGATCAGGTATTACGGGTGTATATGGCCCGTGTTTGCCGGTAGCTAGTGTACCAAGTGGAGGTTTAACGGGACCTTGTGGTGCTCGACTTGGTATTCGCCCAAGTATTGTTAATGCGAGTGGTCGTGGTCCTATAAGACGTAGTCGTGAATTTGGTTATTCTCCGATGGATGACCATCCGACCCATGCATATCGCactcatttatttctttcaccACCTTCAGGTGCCGTCGAAGAACCGACTGATCGAATTGGTCCTGGTCCCAGACGGAATTCATCTTCCCATGTTATTAAATGGGGCGGCGgtggaaatattaataataataataacaataataataacaacactaataataatgtcGTGGGAACCAAGAGGAAGCAAAGCAATCAGACCAAGGACATTTCGGAGCCACCGACTCCTACTGCTTCCAGACAGGTATGTATCGATTTATTGGCCCGATTGGgagttacatttattttttactgctgggtaattactttttcagtaagaaaatttttttaagatgatTTTCGAATCGCTTTTGGTAGAGGATCAAAGTTAAGGTGGATATGGGGGATTAATTAAGCTGGTGGGGGTGAGAAGGCTAAATTTTGGCTGAgtgtttttttaaacgatgtttttttttttagaagatTGGATGATGAAGATCGTGGGTGTGTCTCAAGGACGGAAAAATTCACTATTATTAGATATACATTTTCTTGCTTGGGAGTTTAAAGCGAATGAAGTGTCGTGACGTTAGAAATTACGGAATTACGGTGAAATTGACGgtttattttgatttgaattattataggTTACATGGAAatatttaatggaaaataatgCGATTGGAATAATGGGAGATTTGGcgttaaaatgttttatagaagaatgtttatgaatttttgggAGAGTTAAATTtgagggaaaaaaatttaagcgcatagaaaaaataaagagctttgatattattataaaattgaaaagctTTATGGctggtaaaaattttaggtgtaaatggaaaattaagtttctatattttaattgtacgGTAAAATTTGAGCTTTGTGGTGAAATTTTGTCTAGTTTGTATTTATGCTAAGATTAGGTACTGGTGTAAAATATgagttaacttttaaaattaccagttatttaattttttagttgcagtaatagaaaaatatgCAGTCAAAAGACCCGTTACTAACACGGTAATTCTCTACgcggattcaaataaatttaaaccttTGTCTCTGGCGTCTAAGCTATTGGGTTTACGTAAAAGATActagagactttttttataaagaattaaattctctacaaaatttaACTGAAGTATTTTCAGCTTATCTTCGATAGTTcgactataaatttaatttaaaagtactaAGACCGCTTAAAAAGACACAAGTGATTTTTAATACaagttcaatatttattttaaaaatatctcggTAATTatgaacttaataaaaaaattaataagaacaatttttatagataattaaatttcctaccaAATTgtgttcattaatttttaccgTATCTCTAATAGTTTATCCATAATTTCAATTCAGAGTTATTTATAAAGTCCACCCATaagaatatttcaaaaaccaTCATctctttctataaaaaaaaaaaatgatataaaagtattataaataaattgtctaaTTAATTCAACAGCAAAACCTTGAactcctaaaaaaattttactttctaccctcaaaataattttcaaattaaactttattaatttataaattttatcttcacCCGAATCTACGAAAATTAGATTAATCACTGagattaataattcattaattttatttatgaatatcacaatataaagttaattatttaatttcgtcTACACATAATTTAAACTGACACATTTACGGAGCTGCAAGTTGTATATTaaaactgtttatttattatactatactataaaaatctaataagAACAATTTtcatagataattaaatttccccCAAAATTGTGTTCATCAATTTTGACCATATCTCTAATAGTTCATccttaatttcaattaaagttATTCATAAAGTCCacccataaaattatttttaaaaatttaaaatttttaaacactagttaaataactaatcaataaatttgtacCACAAACAAATACCTCtataccatatatatatttacgtcTCCATAATATCCAGTAAATCTTTTTCAACCTCAATCACTATTAATCAAAACAATCTGTCCCTAATTTCGcttcctatttttttaaacgcaACCGCACACTGGTTAAAAAAATCGGTCATtcctcataaaaaataatctaacaAACGTATCACTAGAGCAATAATTACCTAACTCACTCAAGCAAGCTAAAGTAATTGACCATGATTGTGAACTTTATCGCACAATCTCACAAGCGCGAACTTTATGTGTCACACGTGCACGATCCCGataggataataataataataaaattagcaatCATTGTTCCTGCATGCATGACTACATCCCTTacataaaatcattattattatatagtaTAATAGCACATATATagtttacatatatgtataggtAATTCCAAACACCAGTTTGACTGCCAGATGACTAAAgctaaaatcattttttccgcATTAAAGGAAACGATATATCGTtgctttgaaataaaattttatcgcgtgttaaataattttgttaatcgttttttttatttgtttatttatttttaatgataataataaaataaaatgaactgTCCCCGATGATTTAAATGAACagaaatgtttatatttatagtaaataaaaatatataaatttatatgctTGGACATTAATCTGTCGATGTCATAATATATCATTTGGTTGCTAGTAGATTTTATCGACTCGATAGTACTgctgtacatatatatgtatatatatatatatatatatatatatatatatatatatatatatatatatatatatatatatacatcattACCTATATCGTAAACTTTATATACAAGTGAACtcgtttaaatattcatatgtTGGTCGTTGGTAAGCCTCAACGCTTTTACAGTAGACGTAAAAAGCAAAATCTTTTTATAATactgagttaaaaaaaaaaataataaaataaaatactggaggctttgtttttttttatcaaattcaaaGATGGAagtgagaaataatttttattattttttaattttctcgccaaattaattttttatataaattggtttcatttatattgaaaggagtcatatatttattatattttttataaaatttaaaaaatcaaaatttagttcaatggaatttaaaaaatttttttcgaacgTTTTacttggaaaattattttgcgttatttttgtcaatatttcatataaattcaataaatcaaCGGATTTATATAAACCTTTGAAAAAttggttatttaaaaattcaaatttttattttatggtcTTAGTCTAaaattctgaattttattGGGAATTTTTTATAGGTGTCATTTAGCGGTAATAGAACCGGAGGAATATACACACCGCTGGTAGTTTCTGGTAATAGTCCACCGAGAGGTGAACCAATATCACTTGCAACGCTGGATCGTGACTGTTTTATCATTCCATTAGCGTCTTTGGAACGTTTCCTTCCAGCTGGAGTCCcggtaatattttattgcttttttattttattatattttattttttaaaagaattttatgatCACATTGGtatgacataattttttttaagctgacTATATAGACAAGTttcatgataaatttataaaaaattaaattccctctagtttgagtacccacatcgatatatttgaaaatgtgACTCGTTACAAAATGGCggctgtatatatatattatcattaattaattagtgatgtaattgataatttattgaaatgtataattgttggtactcattttacggGGAATTTTATCAGCTAaccagatatatttttttttatatgataaaaatcaaatccaaaaaaaattgtagtgaATTCACGAGAATAcgaaagaataaatttttgattgaagAGATTAAGGAACGAAATGTTTGTTTGTATTTATAGCATGCACCGAtagcagataaaaaaaagccaGGAAGTCCGTTATCAATTTTGGAAGTCGAAGACCCTAAACAATGTGTGCTGGCGCACTTTATGACGCCTCTTGAGCCACTAGATCCTCTCGTTGAATCACCAGTTGCAATGCCGTTAGTGCTGCAGAGAGATACCGCAGCTGAATTAATTGCGGAAATTGCACCCTCAGCGTCGCAGAGCATTTTGTTGACTAACATGGAAAGGAATGGTAATCTATccgtatttattatttatttttaataatttctgatttgaataaaaattcaaatttattcacctttcaactaaaaattttgtctgcTTCAATGAATACTGATTCTTGTAAAAAATGCAATGCCGAGttaaatgagtacccacatcccAATATGTGTACTACAAacaattttcaagaaaaagaatttttgaaaattttttttttttttccaaatttgaaTGTGGATTCTTAGAGTCTATTATGTGCcgagtaaaatgagtacccacatcccTATATTTGCAAAACactaaaattagaaaaaaaaaatatttgcagtTTATGAAATTTGACTTGAGTGAATATCTACTagccaatttttaaaacaaaaaataaattattatttacagcgGATTTTCCTTTTATAACgtactatttaataaataagcatAATACGGATCCCGCTGATTTTTATCAAGAAGTTCAATGCGCAGCACTAAGAAAATTTGATCCACGCGACCTGCGCTATGCTGCGAGTCATACACTCGATTTGTTCAATGAAGTCGCAACGATAGCGCGACCGCCTCTAGAGCCACCTGGTGGAAGACCACCGATCCCGTCCACCGGATACATCGTATCTATTTTTAAAGTCTTCGAGGGCGATGACAGCCtaaaatttgaacaaaattgGCTCTACTGGACCGGTAACTACTTTTTTCTCAATTATCGGACTCTATACACTTATCgacactaaataaaattttatttcgcagGAGCCCGAATGATTTATCGTTATTTACCTAAATCCGTAGGACTAAAACGTATAACACTTCATAAGTCAATGTCACAAGGAGacaaaatgtatttattgatATGCGAATGTTCACAATTACAGGATAATTTATCGGCAGCGGCAATTTTGTTACCGGCATTAAGAGCACGTTTGTGTGGTTACACAGGACTCTATCGACCGTCAGTATGTTTCTGACtttgtagtaaaaaatagtttCTTTCAGTACTTAACAAGGAACTagaatcagtaaaaataaaaataattcttatcGACTGCAGATAAGTACTGAGtcggtaaaaaatattttcattaacgttacagtaaaaatttgatatctgTCATTCCAATTTTGATTATcagctttaaataatttttcatcagtCACTTCtgaattatacatttatttattatcgacTGTTGGTACGAATTCTGTcagtaaataataacttttataaattatcccgCCAAATTCTGcaggcaaaaaattttaatgaactgTACTATCAAATCatgtcattaaattaaaatattgttgaCTACACTATCAAATTCTGCcgataaaaaagtttccatCGACTGGGCTGTTAAATTCCGCcggtaaaaagttttttattgacagCCCTGTTAAATTCTGCcggtaaaagtatttttatcgaCCTCACTATTAAACTCCaccggtaaaaattttttatatcgacCACGCTATCAAACAAatcacttgaaaaaataaaattttctactgacataaatttttttttaattttttatcaactgaaGAATAACTAACAgccgataaaaaatttttctataaaaaataaaaagttatcaaaattttttcccgatAACGattaaagcaaaaaatttcCGCTCTATATTTGTacgactaaataaaaatataaattttcagcaaCTTTTAAATCGTGCATTAAGATTTTGTCTacgcaaattaaaaaataataataataataaattaacgtaTACGACATATCATATTCAAATAAGCtgtgatatattttatcacaatCACGACCATCGCTACTagataataaagtaaataataaattaataaaattgtaataataataaataaaagtgacacttttttatagaaattctatttagattatttcaaaaatataaatttttctagacTTTTAATGCATAGAAAAGCATAACTATTAtgcttgttaaatttttatagtaaaagaggctcaaagaaataataaatttttctagattttaaaacatttagattttcattaaataaaataatttaattagataaatGCCGAAGCTTTGACAATagttagttattaatttactaaattgtttttaataaaaaataataaattaaaatggagTACAGTAGTCACTGATTGTGAGAATAACAAATAACAAGAGCCCTAattaaacaagaaaaaaaattaccaattaaataaagagccttgataaataataactgtGATTAAAGTgcatatttaatgataatgcaTAAAACATAAACACAAACTGTGATTACatgtttcgaaaaaatttcaattattaaacctAACTGTTCTgcctatatttattaatgtaattactatctattaaattatgctacaataaataaaagaattatcgACCAATTATTcctgagatttttttattgtagttattattattattaatattattataaataatttttttacaggtaattaataaataattaaaactaactgatgtttgtttttcttcattagcttaattaagaaaaattcgttcctaaaaaaaagtaatttagtGTTAATAATTCTTTTCTCAGATGAATTTGTTgagaattttttagattttgtttaaaaatttggtttttaaattctgttattaattgaatagAATAAGTGCGGGCactgcatttatttttttttgttttcatgtaacaaataaataatcaattagcggataaattaattgattaaatttaattttaaaggaaaaataactaaaatctGCGTAAATCTTCAGTTAAAGGAGGccaaataatcaaaattttgagtttacaGGAGATTTCGCGATCTTGGGAAGATTTCAGATCCGAAGAGTTCTATTGaggttaatttaaattcgaaacGAGTTTATAAACTCACTCAACTACACGTGGAAAGTATTAACGTAtagtgaattttaattaatactaaatAGGACAGTTTGAGATACGGATATACGTTTGAGAATATTAAGTTGTAaggaagtaaataaatgtataaaaaaataaataagggaTGGTTATTGATAAGGGAGTAGTATAAAGTTACCTGGACGAGACGCGTCCTCGTACTGGGAGTACAAAGTCGACGCGACGCTCTCAGGTAGATTTTATATAAGTGGGGAAAGAGTCAACTCACGTGGTCGGATTTACGTTAACTCGAGGAAACAACCTTGTAGATTTCAGATGCGTGAATTTATCAATCGATAggttgttaatttttttttttttagtaaaaaaaaatggccgaGGTAATAAATCATTGGGGGTTTGGGAAAAATTATTGCCCTTgaggagaaaaaaatgagaCGTCGCGGTAACTAAGAGGGGTAGAGGAAATTAATGGGGTTgggtattattgttaatttttttggatcTAAAGAGATCTAGAAGGTCaatgtaaatttgaaattttttaaaattagactCTGGTTGATCTAATCAGATCTCGTTAGATTTAgattatagtttttatatcTTCAGAAGTTTAGCCACTTGATAACTATAGTGGAGGTCGCAAAAGtacaatacaaattttttcttccattttattaattcactaatatagaaaattgttttaatagttttaattataataattttaaatttaaaaatgaataaaaatcgTAACTTGATTgtgttttgttttaaattcaccGCCCAAGTGTTTTGCACATAATCGCTGAAAATAACTGCGACTAAACAACTTGTTTaaagaaactttaaaattctcaacaaattaattaaaattctacacaacatctattatttaattgtaaaatttttaccaaatgATATATTGTTgccgataaaaaatatctaatatcCTTTGGGACCACGAAATCGTCTTCTAGCGtcaatctaataaaaataattatcattagttaataaacaataattattgcctcaaattttgacaaaatttaataataacaaaaaaaaaacttgatacATACAATCGAACGTTTGCaatcatataaaagtataCGTAATGATTGGCATTCATCAGGTACACTGCCATCAGTTACTTTAAGACATTCTTTAGGtgtttttttatgctaaaataataaaataattaaaatctggCAGTAAActctaattattaaatgtctaattgtataaataaatttgaggtTATTACTTACGATCTTACAACAATCACTTTCTAATaaacacatttttaaattagctcTGACACCCGCGCAACGTGATTTGTCTTTAAGCTGTTCATTTTCACGCTCGTATCGcatcattttgttaaatttttttgttacgttTAATAATCACATAAAAATAgttacgataaataaatatatatctcatTGATATTCATACGGGAGACAAACAGAACAATCTGTGATCCGTGATATATTTCATCAGCTGATTcttatttcatttcaaataagaaaTGAATTACAGCGATTTTCAAAATGGTAGAAATTATGGCgcataattataattcttttgaatttaaaaataaatagaaaatatatgtgtgaaatattgagataaatttcaaatttcaaataaatgaattaaacaattgaaaatataagaattagaaaaatgcacatactgattttttaattctgtaaatgcgcattttttaaattttatttgatttacatttaattcacttatttaaaaattttcaaaattgagaATTGTCAGctactttaatatttatagagaGTGCATTCTGAAATGCACTGCGAACAATTAAAGCGTGGCGCATTTCGAAATGCAtccttattaattattcttattacttgtgcggcaaatttaaatatttgaaaaaaaaattattagaaattgtagaaaactaaaaatcgtATGTCGAAATAAAATGGTGGCagaatatgatagaaaaatatttaaaatataaaaaaaaacacttgagtgtttgaacaaaccttggtggggaaataatatgcagaagggtatcctaatacacttggagatttgaattaaattgctccaagtgtattgcagctaaaaaacgtcacttaat
This genomic window from Microplitis demolitor isolate Queensland-Clemson2020A chromosome 6, iyMicDemo2.1a, whole genome shotgun sequence contains:
- the LOC103577616 gene encoding uncharacterized protein LOC103577616 isoform X1, which codes for MNLMFRKNFSGEKASVGETRSGITGVYGPCLPVASVPSGGLTGPCGARLGIRPSIVNASGRGPIRRSREFGYSPMDDHPTHAYRTHLFLSPPSGAVEEPTDRIGPGPRRNSSSHVIKWGGGGNINNNNNNNNNNTNNNVVGTKRKQSNQTKDISEPPTPTASRQVSFSGNRTGGIYTPLVVSGNSPPRGEPISLATLDRDCFIIPLASLERFLPAGVPHAPIADKKKPGSPLSILEVEDPKQCVLAHFMTPLEPLDPLVESPVAMPLVLQRDTAAELIAEIAPSASQSILLTNMERNADFPFITYYLINKHNTDPADFYQEVQCAALRKFDPRDLRYAASHTLDLFNEVATIARPPLEPPGGRPPIPSTGYIVSIFKVFEGDDSLKFEQNWLYWTGARMIYRYLPKSVGLKRITLHKSMSQGDKMYLLICECSQLQDNLSAAAILLPALRARLCGYTGLYRPSVCF
- the LOC103577616 gene encoding uncharacterized protein LOC103577616 isoform X2, which gives rise to MSLVQYSSVTSSEQLLFKNGQKDSRYAYIACPLHDSSAVEEPTDRIGPGPRRNSSSHVIKWGGGGNINNNNNNNNNNTNNNVVGTKRKQSNQTKDISEPPTPTASRQVSFSGNRTGGIYTPLVVSGNSPPRGEPISLATLDRDCFIIPLASLERFLPAGVPHAPIADKKKPGSPLSILEVEDPKQCVLAHFMTPLEPLDPLVESPVAMPLVLQRDTAAELIAEIAPSASQSILLTNMERNADFPFITYYLINKHNTDPADFYQEVQCAALRKFDPRDLRYAASHTLDLFNEVATIARPPLEPPGGRPPIPSTGYIVSIFKVFEGDDSLKFEQNWLYWTGARMIYRYLPKSVGLKRITLHKSMSQGDKMYLLICECSQLQDNLSAAAILLPALRARLCGYTGLYRPSVCF
- the LOC103577617 gene encoding cytochrome c oxidase assembly factor 5, producing MMRYERENEQLKDKSRCAGVRANLKMCLLESDCCKIHKKTPKECLKVTDGSVPDECQSLRILLYDCKRSIIDARRRFRGPKGY